One genomic segment of Rhinolophus sinicus isolate RSC01 linkage group LG11, ASM3656204v1, whole genome shotgun sequence includes these proteins:
- the PDIA4 gene encoding protein disulfide-isomerase A4 encodes MRPRKACLLVLLLALAQLLAVASAQDLDEDPSKEDAIEEEDEEEEDEEEDEEVKEENGVLVLNDANFDTFVADQDTVLLEFYAPWCGHCKQFAPEYEKIASTLKEHDPPIAVAKIDATSESALASRFGVSGYPTIKILKKGQAVDYEGSRTQEEIIAKVKEIAQPNWTPPPEVTLVLTKDNFDEVVNDADIILVEFYAPWCGHCKKLAPEYEKAAKELSKHSPPIPLAKVDATAETDLAKRFDVSGYPTLKIFRKGKPFDYNGPREKYGIVDYMIEQSGPPSKEVLALKQVQEFLKDGDDVVIIGVFKAASDPGYQLYQEAANNLREDYKFHHTFSTEIAKFLKVSPGKLVIMQPEKFQSKYEPRSNVMDIQGSTEGSAIKDYVLKHTLPLVGHRKPSNDAKRYTRRPLVVVYYSVDFSFDYRAATQFWRSKVLEVAKDFPEYTFAVADEEDFAAEVKDLGLSESGEDVNAAILDESGRKFAMEPEEFDSDTLRQFVKSFKKGKLKPVIKSQPVPKNNKGPVKVVVGKTFDSIVMDPKKDVLIELYAPWCGHCRQLEPVYTSLGKKYKSHRDLVIAKMDATANDVTNDRYKVDGFPTIYFAPRGDKKNPIKFEDGNRDLEHLSKFIDEHATKPSRTREDL; translated from the exons ATGAGGCCCCGGAAAGCCTGCCTGCTGGTCCTGCTCCTGGCGCTGGCGCAGCTGCTGGCCGTGGCGAGTGCCCAGGACCTGGACGAAG ATCCTAGTAAAGAAGATGCCAtcgaggaggaagatgaggaggaggaagacgaggaggaggacgaggaagTGAAGGAGGAGAACGGTGTGTTAGTCCTGAATGACGCCAACTTTGATACCTTTGTGGCTGACCAGGACACGGTCCTGCTGGAGTTTTACGCTCCATG GTGTGGACATTGCAAGCAGTTTGCACCAGAATATGAAAAAATTGCCAGTACTTTGAAGGAGCACGACCCTCCTATTGCTGTCGCTAAGATCGACGCGACCTCGGAGTCCGCACTGGCCAGCAGGTTTGGTGTGAGCGGCTACCCCACCATCAAGATCCTTAAGAAGGGGCAGGCCGTCGACTACGAGGGCTCCCGGACCCAGGAAG aaattattGCCAAGGTCAAAGAGATCGCCCAGCCCAACTGGACGCCTCCACCGGAAGTCACGCTTGTGTTGACCAAAGATAACTTTGACGAAGTGGTGAACGATGCAGACATCATCCTGGTGGAGTTTTATGCCCCCTG GTGTGGACACTGCAAGAAACTGGCCCCCGAGTATGAGAAGGCTGCCAAGGAACTGAGCAAGCACTCTCCCCCAATCCCCCTGGCGAAGGTGGACGCCACTGCGGAAACAGACCTCGCCAAGAGGTTCGATGTCTCCGGCTACCCGACCCTGAAGATCTTCCGCAAGGGGAAGCCTTTTGATTACAATGGCCCACGGGAGAAATACG GGATTGTGGACTACATGATCGAGCAGTCCGGGCCGCCCTCCAAGGAGGTTCTGGCCCTGAAGCAGGTCCAGGAGTTCCTGAAGGATGGAGACGATGTTGTCATCATTGGTGTCTTTAAGGCGGCGAGCGACCCGGGCTACCAGCTGTACCAGGAGGCTG CTAACAACCTGAGAGAAGATTACAAATTCCACCACACTTTCAGCACTGAAATAGCCAAGTTCTTGAAAGTCTCACCAGGGAAGTTGGTCATAATGCAGCCAGAGAAATTCCAGTCCAAATACGAGCCCAGGAGCAACGTGATGGACATCCAG GGCTCCACCGAGGGCTCGGCCATCAAGGACTACGTGCTGAAGCACACCTTGCCCCTGGTGGGTCACCGCAAGCCCTCCAACGACGCCAAGCGGTACACGCGGCGCCCTCTGGTGGTCGTGTACTACAGTGTGGACTTCAGCTTTGACTACAGAGCTG CCACTCAGTTTTGGCGGAGCAAAGTGCTGGAGGTGGCGAAGGACTTCCCCGAGTACACGTTTGCCGTGGCGGACGAGGAGGACTTCGCCGCGGAGGTGAAGGACCTGGGCCTCAGCGAGAGCGGGGAGGACGTCAACGCCGCCATCCTGGACGAGAGCGGCCGGAAGTTCGCCATGGAGCCCGAGGAGTTTGACTCGGACACACTCCGCCAGTTCGTCAAAAGCTTCAAAAAAG GAAAACTGAAGCCAGTCATCAAATCCCAGCCGGTGCCCAAGAACAACAAGGGGCCAGTCAAGGTCGTGGTGGGGAAGACCTTCGACTCCATCGTGATGGACCCCAAGAAGGACGTCCTCATCGAGCTGTACGCACCCTGGTGCGGGCACTGCCGGCAGCTGGAGCCCGTGTACACCTCCCTGGGCAAGAAGTACAAGAGCCACAGGGACCTGGTCATCGCCAAGATGGACGCCACTGCCAATGACGTCACCAACGACCGCTACAAAGTCGACGGGTTCCCCACCATCTACTTCGCCCCCCGTGGGGACAAAAAGAACCCAATTAAATTTGAGGACGGAAACAGAGATCTGGAGCATTTGAGCAAGTTTATAGACGAACACGCCACAAAACCGAGCAGGACCAGAGAGGACCTTTGA